One window of the Oscillatoria salina IIICB1 genome contains the following:
- a CDS encoding DMT family transporter: MNSQLATERAEAVEEKKPSHWLAIAALAVGLIAAAFVPLLVRWCEMELSPEATIFNRCWIAALILASWQGFQALRFPKSEANLSVSQQQANLEAETNEAESSYQYLIWGVTLISFAAMPVVWAWSLTQTSVANSALMHNLTPLFTTLGGWLVFQTRFERRFLLGTSIALIGTVTLSINDIQLDVHKIQGDLLALASAVFFAMQLMGTERLGTRVSSLKILFWASLTGVAVNFVVTLILGERLFPVSFNGWLAVAALAIVGQLVALGLFAYSTSKLSASLVALVLLLDPVLSAIAAWFAFRETLNLWNAIAFGIVLLGVYLGVSATKR; this comes from the coding sequence ATGAATAGCCAACTAGCTACTGAAAGAGCAGAAGCAGTCGAAGAAAAAAAACCTAGTCATTGGCTGGCGATCGCAGCTCTTGCCGTTGGGTTGATCGCTGCTGCTTTTGTACCACTCTTAGTTCGTTGGTGTGAGATGGAACTGAGTCCAGAGGCGACAATTTTTAATCGCTGTTGGATTGCGGCGTTGATTTTGGCTAGTTGGCAAGGATTCCAGGCACTTCGATTCCCGAAATCGGAAGCTAATTTATCAGTGTCTCAGCAGCAGGCGAATTTGGAAGCTGAGACAAATGAAGCAGAGTCTAGTTACCAATATTTGATTTGGGGAGTTACTTTAATTTCTTTTGCTGCGATGCCTGTAGTTTGGGCATGGTCGCTGACTCAAACCAGTGTAGCTAATTCGGCTTTGATGCACAACTTAACTCCTTTATTTACGACACTGGGGGGTTGGTTAGTTTTTCAAACTCGATTTGAGCGCCGATTTTTGCTGGGAACTAGCATTGCTTTAATTGGCACAGTAACCCTGAGTATTAATGACATTCAATTGGATGTTCACAAAATTCAAGGCGATCTTTTAGCCTTAGCTTCAGCAGTTTTCTTCGCGATGCAACTGATGGGAACAGAACGTCTGGGAACTAGAGTAAGCAGCTTGAAGATCTTGTTCTGGGCTTCCTTAACCGGAGTGGCGGTTAATTTTGTGGTGACTCTGATCTTGGGGGAACGACTCTTTCCAGTTTCATTTAATGGCTGGCTAGCTGTGGCTGCATTGGCGATTGTGGGTCAATTAGTGGCGTTAGGGCTGTTTGCTTATAGCACTAGCAAACTCTCAGCGAGCTTGGTTGCATTAGTATTGTTATTAGATCCGGTTTTGTCGGCGATCGCTGCTTGGTTTGCCTTTCGAGAAACTCTCAATCTCTGGAATGCGATCGCTTTTGGGATTGTTCTGCTGGGAGTCTATTTAGGAGTAAGCGCTACAAAGCGTTAA
- a CDS encoding 2-hydroxyacid dehydrogenase, which translates to MKKKCLILNDREPIPENHLDDLREQLEVAWYQKTGSAFSLSEAIKTHADSHIIITTYMNLTAEYLQQMPNLEAIIATTISTHFIDSEYCRQHGIQIFNTENYTGSSVAEHAVALMMSAMRKIPDLNREVRQGNTDCFDYPGTELAGKTAGIIGFGNIGSYVARLLSGFNMELQYYNRSPRQSSFAKSVSLDTLLETSDVIFLTTPLNHDSHHMINADTLKRMKSTALIVNTSPDDVMDMMAVRDALNRGEIGGVALDLLVVDFFLETPNTVLSCRRAWYTKECFLRRINQWKDTLRNYLSGEKQKTLTDLDFVPIKNYSQ; encoded by the coding sequence ATGAAAAAGAAGTGTTTGATCTTAAACGATCGCGAACCAATCCCTGAAAATCACTTAGACGATCTCAGGGAGCAATTGGAGGTTGCCTGGTATCAGAAAACTGGTAGTGCTTTTTCACTGAGCGAAGCAATTAAAACTCATGCTGACAGCCACATCATCATCACTACTTACATGAATCTGACGGCGGAGTATTTGCAGCAAATGCCTAACCTAGAGGCAATTATTGCTACGACTATTTCCACCCACTTTATTGATTCAGAATACTGTCGCCAACACGGTATCCAGATTTTCAATACCGAAAATTATACTGGCTCGTCAGTGGCAGAACACGCGGTAGCCTTGATGATGTCTGCTATGCGTAAAATTCCCGATCTTAACCGGGAAGTGCGTCAGGGCAACACCGATTGCTTCGATTATCCTGGTACAGAACTAGCTGGTAAAACAGCAGGAATTATTGGCTTTGGTAACATTGGTAGTTACGTGGCACGGTTGTTGAGTGGTTTCAACATGGAGTTGCAGTATTACAACCGCTCTCCACGTCAAAGTAGCTTTGCCAAAAGTGTCAGTTTAGATACACTCCTGGAAACCTCTGACGTAATTTTTCTGACTACTCCCTTGAATCATGATTCTCACCACATGATTAATGCTGATACCCTCAAACGGATGAAATCCACTGCTTTGATTGTTAATACATCTCCAGATGATGTAATGGATATGATGGCGGTGCGTGATGCCCTAAATCGGGGAGAAATTGGTGGTGTGGCGCTGGATTTACTGGTAGTAGACTTTTTTCTGGAAACGCCCAATACTGTTCTGAGTTGCCGTCGCGCTTGGTATACGAAAGAGTGTTTCTTGCGTCGGATTAATCAGTGGAAGGACACTTTAAGGAATTATTTGTCAGGAGAGAAGCAGAAAACTTTGACTGACCTTGATTTTGTGCCGATTAAAAATTATTCACAGTAG
- a CDS encoding class I SAM-dependent DNA methyltransferase, which translates to MNKKLKLSDLSQTDLKNLDVVERYTNFAPVYNQSVDDWGYQCYRTAAEALHHYIPTDQPILDAGCGTGLVGQALVDLGYQNITGIDISPEMLAQAEATGHYNFLSLQDLSKTPYPFAENSFAAIACVGVFSLIADPTPVLQEFRRLVRPQGYLVFTQQEVLFKQYNYGKVLSGFEQRGELRRESVSDPVVYLPKREGYGDRKVIYCIYQVVDTED; encoded by the coding sequence ATGAACAAGAAATTAAAACTTTCTGACCTTTCCCAAACTGACTTAAAGAACTTGGATGTAGTAGAACGCTATACTAACTTTGCGCCCGTTTATAACCAATCAGTTGATGATTGGGGATATCAGTGTTATCGCACCGCAGCAGAGGCTTTGCATCATTACATACCCACAGACCAACCTATTCTCGATGCAGGTTGTGGTACTGGATTAGTAGGACAGGCGTTAGTAGATTTAGGCTATCAAAACATTACTGGGATTGATATTTCACCAGAGATGCTAGCTCAAGCAGAAGCCACAGGTCACTATAATTTTCTGAGTTTGCAGGATTTGAGTAAAACACCATACCCTTTTGCGGAAAACAGTTTTGCAGCGATCGCTTGTGTTGGAGTCTTTTCCCTAATTGCCGACCCCACCCCAGTCTTGCAGGAATTTCGCCGCTTAGTACGTCCCCAGGGATATCTAGTATTTACTCAGCAAGAAGTATTGTTTAAGCAGTACAACTATGGTAAAGTCCTTTCTGGGTTTGAGCAACGTGGAGAACTACGCCGAGAAAGTGTTAGCGATCCGGTAGTGTATTTGCCCAAGCGTGAAGGATATGGCGATCGCAAAGTCATTTATTGTATTTACCAGGTAGTTGATACTGAGGATTAA
- a CDS encoding phytanoyl-CoA dioxygenase family protein — MITSQSQFVNEIEISSSDIHSFSKQGFLKLKKLFTPQAIEYFKELTLAQIAAPAGFYPNSEMSKLKYGINNSVIKEMYSSREFDVFNKLTQKKLLFLQGVGFQMDTEKKGFDWHVGVFSFNFLMPEDFACSLWIPLDPINTRQQHGGMAYVPKNVVSADTYFFLVDRLIREDDFLEALSLGQFNNFYHAPEMEAFLLEKDKIEDDFEIGDALLFDKFVWHRSCPLKPGNLKSRTAFVMRFSGDKSRYSKTLLNRLDLAMERLNYNTQTKLGSKFSELSDGDLILEMNKNYVGAKASV, encoded by the coding sequence ATGATTACTTCTCAAAGTCAATTCGTTAATGAAATTGAGATATCTAGTTCAGATATTCACTCTTTTAGTAAGCAAGGATTTCTCAAACTAAAAAAGTTGTTTACTCCTCAAGCAATAGAGTATTTTAAAGAGTTGACACTCGCTCAAATAGCAGCACCTGCTGGATTTTATCCCAATTCTGAGATGTCAAAACTAAAATATGGAATCAATAACTCTGTAATCAAAGAAATGTACTCATCCAGAGAGTTTGATGTCTTCAATAAACTTACTCAGAAAAAGCTCTTATTTTTGCAAGGTGTTGGCTTCCAAATGGATACAGAAAAAAAAGGTTTTGACTGGCACGTAGGAGTGTTCAGCTTTAATTTTTTGATGCCAGAAGATTTTGCTTGTTCTTTGTGGATACCATTAGATCCTATTAACACTAGACAGCAACATGGTGGAATGGCTTATGTTCCCAAAAATGTTGTTTCCGCAGACACATATTTCTTTCTTGTAGACAGACTAATTAGAGAAGATGATTTCCTGGAAGCTCTTAGTTTAGGTCAATTTAACAATTTTTATCATGCTCCTGAAATGGAAGCTTTTTTACTAGAAAAAGACAAGATAGAAGATGATTTTGAAATTGGTGATGCTCTACTTTTTGACAAATTTGTTTGGCATAGAAGTTGCCCTCTTAAACCAGGAAATTTAAAATCTAGAACTGCATTTGTGATGCGATTTTCTGGCGACAAATCGCGCTACTCGAAAACATTGCTAAATCGGCTTGATTTAGCAATGGAAAGACTAAACTATAATACTCAAACCAAACTGGGTTCTAAATTTTCGGAACTTAGTGATGGTGATTTAATCTTAGAGATGAACAAAAATTATGTTGGGGCAAAAGCTAGTGTTTAA
- a CDS encoding phytanoyl-CoA dioxygenase family protein — MNKIKTEFPLTQAQIAHYHEHGYVIVRNFFAPEEIEPLRQACDRDRSLNNTQSEVDYGGIGFKLSVWSELGDSMLGVIPRMARVVDAAEALEGEECYHWHSKIVLKKPTEGSVAWHQGFGTWYEDYCLYPKLVSCCIAINENTRKNGCLQIAKGSHHLGRIENVMLPNSNSSCADPERLKIVLDRLEIVYCELQQGDAVFFHANTLHGSDLNETNDIRVALFCTYNVVSNEPYNLDNQQHHRYIPLEKVPDSALREKQYNGIFETQKFFEVETADDPKTGVSIRHGRTKKSIANV, encoded by the coding sequence ATGAATAAAATCAAAACCGAATTTCCCTTGACCCAAGCACAAATTGCTCACTACCACGAGCATGGCTATGTTATTGTCCGTAACTTTTTTGCTCCAGAGGAAATCGAACCCCTACGACAAGCTTGCGATCGCGATCGTAGCTTAAATAATACCCAATCGGAAGTTGATTATGGTGGAATTGGCTTTAAGCTTTCCGTTTGGAGTGAGCTAGGAGATAGTATGCTCGGTGTTATACCTCGTATGGCTCGCGTAGTGGATGCAGCAGAAGCACTCGAAGGCGAGGAATGCTATCATTGGCACTCGAAAATAGTCTTGAAAAAGCCAACAGAGGGTTCGGTTGCTTGGCATCAAGGTTTTGGTACCTGGTACGAGGATTATTGTTTATATCCTAAACTTGTTAGCTGTTGTATTGCTATTAATGAAAATACCCGCAAGAACGGCTGTTTACAGATTGCTAAGGGTTCTCACCATCTGGGAAGGATAGAAAATGTGATGCTGCCTAATTCTAACTCTAGTTGTGCAGATCCAGAACGCTTAAAAATTGTGCTGGATCGTTTGGAAATTGTTTACTGCGAGTTGCAACAGGGTGATGCTGTGTTCTTCCATGCCAACACCTTACATGGTTCCGATCTCAATGAAACAAATGACATTCGCGTAGCGTTATTTTGTACTTACAATGTGGTGAGTAACGAGCCTTATAACCTGGACAATCAACAACATCACCGCTACATTCCCTTAGAGAAAGTTCCTGATTCTGCCCTGCGTGAAAAGCAATATAACGGCATTTTTGAAACACAAAAGTTCTTTGAAGTAGAAACTGCTGACGACCCCAAAACAGGTGTCAGTATTCGACATGGGCGCACGAAGAAAAGTATCGCTAATGTCTAA
- a CDS encoding flavocytochrome c, with amino-acid sequence MNYQLPWNETTDVIVVGSGFAGLMAAIQVANLGAAAILLEKRASCGGNSIISDGVLVATGCSLQQQAQIEDSPEYLLEDMLKAGRNTNQLSLVKTLAEHTPDICNWLIEDLGIAFRQSPNQFAGHRVARSLTPKKAIGTTIIKPMLQKLKSLGVIPRNGWQMTKLSLDDRGRVNGVQVVPFLNRKQDAQWIHARKAVILATGGFSADVQFRQQFDAKLGGEIGCTNMPHATAEALEEAMRIGADTVDLEHIQLAPFTSPDEKGYGVAALLASYTVFPYGVLIHPETGKRFVNELADRKTHVDAMLAIASPCIGIADAQGVALSGQPIDKCLRRQVVYAFDNLEDLAAHYSLPYSVLLDTLERYNHFVIQGHDDDFGKPIPPVSQPLKPPYYAVRLWPKVHYTTGGLRINSQAQVLNTEGKVIEGLYAAGEVTGGVHGVSRLSTTSITECLVFGRIAGQEAAKQKLEARLT; translated from the coding sequence ATGAATTATCAGCTTCCTTGGAATGAAACAACCGATGTAATCGTAGTTGGCAGTGGCTTTGCTGGCTTGATGGCGGCTATTCAAGTAGCTAACCTGGGGGCTGCGGCGATCCTTTTGGAAAAGCGTGCGAGTTGCGGTGGTAATTCGATTATCAGCGATGGAGTGCTAGTGGCAACAGGCTGTTCTCTACAGCAACAAGCTCAGATTGAAGATAGTCCTGAATATTTATTGGAGGATATGCTCAAAGCTGGGCGGAATACCAACCAATTGTCTCTGGTAAAAACTCTTGCAGAGCATACACCAGATATCTGTAACTGGTTAATAGAGGATTTAGGTATTGCTTTTCGACAAAGCCCAAATCAATTTGCTGGACATAGAGTAGCTCGTAGTTTGACACCCAAAAAAGCGATCGGAACTACGATTATCAAGCCTATGTTGCAGAAGCTGAAAAGTCTGGGAGTGATACCTCGAAATGGTTGGCAAATGACTAAGTTGTCTTTGGATGACCGTGGGCGAGTTAACGGCGTTCAGGTGGTTCCTTTCTTGAACAGAAAGCAAGATGCACAATGGATTCATGCTCGAAAAGCAGTAATATTAGCTACTGGTGGTTTCTCTGCTGACGTTCAATTTCGTCAACAATTCGATGCCAAATTAGGGGGGGAGATTGGTTGTACAAATATGCCCCATGCTACTGCCGAAGCTCTGGAAGAGGCAATGCGTATTGGTGCTGACACGGTGGATTTAGAACATATTCAACTAGCTCCATTTACCTCACCAGATGAAAAAGGTTACGGAGTCGCAGCTTTGCTAGCTAGCTATACAGTGTTTCCTTACGGGGTTTTAATTCATCCTGAAACGGGGAAGCGCTTTGTTAACGAGTTAGCAGACCGAAAAACTCACGTAGATGCGATGTTGGCGATCGCATCCCCTTGTATAGGTATTGCTGATGCTCAAGGTGTCGCTTTATCTGGACAGCCTATTGATAAATGTTTACGGCGTCAAGTAGTATATGCTTTTGATAATTTGGAGGATTTAGCTGCTCATTACAGCCTACCCTACTCAGTTTTACTAGATACGTTGGAACGGTACAATCACTTTGTTATCCAAGGTCACGATGATGATTTTGGTAAACCCATTCCACCAGTTTCCCAACCCCTAAAGCCTCCCTATTACGCTGTCCGCTTGTGGCCCAAAGTTCACTATACTACGGGCGGTTTGCGGATTAATTCCCAGGCTCAGGTTCTTAATACTGAGGGCAAAGTTATTGAGGGTTTATATGCTGCGGGTGAGGTAACTGGTGGCGTTCACGGTGTGTCACGTTTGAGTACCACTTCTATAACTGAATGTCTGGTATTTGGGCGTATTGCTGGTCAAGAGGCAGCAAAACAGAAGCTTGAGGCAAGATTAACCTAA
- a CDS encoding flavocytochrome c, with the protein MSKTSWDESTDVIVIGSGFAGLAAAIEAAQAGCSVIVLEKRDSYGGNSWISGGALAAVDVVMQSRHGVVDSTRLMFEDMMRAGRTNDPELVRLVCIHSFEVLQWLRQDFGIEFMDRLEQLGGHSVPRCHSVEEIQGRNIINPMLERAASLKVDIRLNTCLEEIYQTSQGTAIAVRASLVSTPDRAESLTIEAKKAIILASGGFSGEAAGKDALRTSLSDSTGETLRIAERAGAALIDMEHLQMLPCASPDEQGRGVAAVFASYAIFPYGFMVNPATGKRFVNEWTDRKTRAEAMMALENFPVGIVDQQGLENVGEMIHEHMDDTVTRRFDSLAALADYHQLPEKALEETLQTYNSYVEKHLDEEFGKPIPAKAKPLNPPFYSVRLWPKAHSTMGGVRINPQAAVLDKAGKVIPRFYAAGEVTGGIHGVCRLGCCAITECLVFGRIAGRQAAIEDDIHEEWDEQISSHQEIKFQAVETLPPG; encoded by the coding sequence ATGTCTAAGACTTCTTGGGATGAAAGCACTGACGTAATTGTAATTGGTAGTGGTTTTGCAGGTCTAGCAGCAGCGATCGAAGCTGCCCAAGCAGGCTGTTCAGTAATTGTCTTAGAAAAGCGGGATTCTTACGGAGGTAACTCCTGGATTAGTGGCGGTGCATTAGCAGCAGTAGATGTAGTTATGCAGAGCCGCCACGGTGTTGTAGATTCTACTCGTCTGATGTTTGAAGACATGATGCGGGCAGGACGTACGAATGACCCAGAACTTGTGCGTCTTGTTTGTATCCATTCCTTTGAGGTGCTACAGTGGCTGCGTCAAGACTTTGGGATCGAGTTTATGGACAGGCTAGAACAACTTGGCGGTCATTCCGTACCACGATGCCACAGTGTCGAAGAAATCCAAGGAAGAAACATTATCAATCCCATGTTAGAGCGGGCTGCAAGCCTGAAGGTGGATATCCGTCTTAACACTTGCCTGGAAGAGATTTACCAAACCTCCCAAGGCACAGCGATCGCAGTTAGAGCCTCTCTAGTTTCTACTCCAGATCGGGCAGAAAGTCTCACAATCGAAGCTAAAAAGGCAATAATCCTGGCTAGTGGCGGTTTCAGTGGTGAAGCAGCAGGTAAAGATGCTCTGCGAACCAGTCTCAGCGATTCCACTGGCGAAACTCTCCGGATTGCTGAACGTGCTGGTGCAGCCTTAATTGACATGGAGCATTTGCAAATGTTGCCCTGTGCTTCCCCAGATGAGCAGGGTAGAGGAGTTGCCGCCGTATTTGCTAGTTATGCAATCTTTCCCTACGGATTTATGGTCAACCCAGCTACAGGAAAGCGTTTCGTCAACGAATGGACAGACCGCAAAACTCGTGCTGAGGCGATGATGGCTTTGGAAAACTTTCCCGTTGGAATTGTTGACCAACAGGGCTTGGAAAATGTTGGTGAGATGATTCACGAACACATGGATGACACTGTGACCCGGCGTTTTGATTCTCTGGCTGCTCTAGCAGACTATCATCAACTTCCAGAGAAGGCGCTGGAAGAAACACTCCAAACCTACAATAGCTATGTCGAGAAGCACTTAGATGAAGAGTTTGGTAAACCCATTCCCGCAAAAGCCAAGCCTTTAAACCCACCTTTCTATAGCGTTCGTTTGTGGCCCAAGGCACATTCCACTATGGGCGGAGTCCGGATTAACCCCCAAGCGGCAGTGTTGGACAAAGCCGGAAAAGTTATCCCCAGATTTTATGCTGCTGGTGAGGTTACTGGTGGTATTCATGGTGTTTGCCGCCTGGGATGCTGCGCGATTACTGAGTGTCTTGTCTTTGGTCGTATTGCTGGACGGCAAGCTGCCATAGAAGACGACATTCACGAAGAATGGGATGAGCAAATAAGCTCTCATCAGGAAATTAAATTTCAGGCAGTTGAAACACTTCCACCAGGATAA
- a CDS encoding beta/alpha barrel domain-containing protein produces the protein MRKQTIKQTSFFLDAHSVLDATLRDAGYLNGWSFSREEIFAVVGGVAETGIEAIEVGYISDKPDKPLAARCDADLLSELREHTKGKINLAVMISLSEKEPKTLFASRQEVLDLVRIPCTVEEVDDALRVAAAASEYGIATSLNLVNISTLLPQQFAATAQKVQQSGVVDVFYLADSRGACRPEDISRIVEIVRENWQGLFGFHAHDNTGFATVNALMALEAGCQVIDGTVNGLGLGSGNTKLQYAIALVQQKEPNKPYRYEPLERLSRFDVPMPAEKSYLYYLVGAKNLAQLWVEPLMERYGEKTAHYLQQIPRQPYTKIEQVFGEVEAYV, from the coding sequence GTGAGAAAACAAACTATCAAGCAGACAAGTTTTTTCCTAGATGCTCATAGTGTACTGGATGCCACTTTGCGAGATGCTGGTTACTTGAATGGCTGGTCATTTTCTCGCGAGGAAATTTTTGCCGTAGTAGGAGGTGTGGCAGAAACTGGCATCGAAGCTATTGAGGTAGGTTACATCAGCGATAAGCCAGACAAACCCTTAGCTGCACGTTGTGACGCTGATTTACTTAGCGAACTGCGCGAACATACCAAAGGCAAAATCAACCTGGCGGTAATGATTAGTTTAAGTGAAAAAGAGCCAAAAACCTTATTTGCCAGTCGCCAAGAAGTCTTAGATTTAGTCAGAATTCCCTGTACCGTCGAAGAAGTAGACGACGCTTTGCGAGTTGCAGCAGCAGCTAGTGAGTACGGCATTGCGACTAGCTTAAACTTGGTCAATATTTCCACTTTGCTACCGCAACAGTTCGCGGCTACTGCTCAAAAAGTCCAACAATCGGGTGTAGTAGATGTATTTTACCTCGCCGATTCACGGGGAGCTTGCCGACCAGAAGATATCAGTAGGATAGTGGAAATCGTGCGGGAAAATTGGCAAGGATTGTTTGGTTTTCATGCTCATGACAACACCGGATTTGCTACCGTCAATGCGTTGATGGCTTTGGAAGCAGGCTGTCAAGTAATTGATGGTACAGTCAATGGACTAGGCTTAGGTAGCGGCAATACTAAGTTGCAATATGCGATCGCACTTGTGCAGCAAAAGGAACCCAACAAGCCCTATCGTTACGAGCCTCTGGAGCGACTGAGCCGTTTTGACGTACCCATGCCAGCAGAAAAGAGTTATCTTTACTACTTAGTTGGTGCTAAAAATTTGGCACAGCTTTGGGTAGAGCCACTGATGGAAAGATATGGGGAGAAAACAGCCCATTATCTGCAACAAATTCCCCGCCAACCTTACACGAAAATTGAACAGGTGTTCGGGGAGGTGGAAGCTTATGTCTAA
- a CDS encoding aldolase/citrate lyase family protein: MSNLTAMLKLMNSQYGLYALKAGTEWEDMNYSEIDYLYRIGQKEIPIFVKIAGSEARTDLRHLRAIGVNGILCPMVESEYALEKFVITTQKAYEESEINPTLAINIETIQGYHKLDEILNSPYFKEIDTVVIGRLDLSLSMQMNNVDNPEVVQITQDLANQVRRLGKHVSVGGFVNPNSAVSLQKFNIDRLSTIHTMFDLNRVTDVTASIWKGIEFEIAYYQSLIEINPNRQEFYQSRIATSQAKLDKASTLVQTSEQFVRV, translated from the coding sequence GTGAGCAATTTAACAGCTATGCTCAAGCTCATGAATTCTCAGTATGGTTTATATGCACTCAAAGCTGGAACCGAGTGGGAAGATATGAACTATTCAGAGATTGATTATCTTTATAGAATAGGTCAAAAAGAGATTCCTATTTTCGTTAAAATTGCTGGTTCAGAAGCTAGAACAGATTTGCGTCACTTACGGGCAATAGGTGTCAATGGAATTCTTTGTCCGATGGTCGAGTCTGAATATGCCCTAGAAAAATTTGTCATTACAACTCAAAAAGCTTACGAAGAAAGTGAAATTAATCCAACTTTAGCCATCAATATTGAGACAATTCAGGGATATCACAAGTTGGATGAAATCCTCAACAGTCCTTACTTTAAGGAAATTGATACAGTGGTTATCGGGCGTTTAGATTTATCCCTTTCGATGCAGATGAACAATGTGGATAATCCTGAAGTTGTCCAAATCACTCAAGATTTAGCTAATCAAGTACGTCGTCTGGGTAAACATGTTTCTGTAGGAGGCTTTGTTAATCCTAATAGTGCAGTCTCTCTTCAAAAATTTAATATTGACCGTCTCAGCACTATCCACACCATGTTTGACCTTAATCGAGTAACAGATGTAACCGCTTCTATCTGGAAAGGAATCGAATTTGAGATTGCCTATTATCAGTCTTTGATAGAGATTAATCCCAACCGCCAGGAATTTTATCAGTCACGGATTGCTACCAGCCAAGCCAAACTGGATAAAGCTAGCACTTTAGTGCAAACCTCCGAGCAGTTCGTTAGAGTATAA
- a CDS encoding HAD family hydrolase: MLAGILLDLDGTLANTDPLHFNIWQNMLREYDLEIDSVFYKKNISGRQNQEIIKDILPQLSVEAGREFALEKERRFRELASSQLQRLAGLDKLLNWIDVSGLKKAVVTNAPRENAEFMLTALALKEVFPIVILGDDLPAGKPDPMPYDRAIALLNLTPDTVVAFEDSPSGIRAAVAAGIYTIGVATTHDRQFLQALGASLVVNDFTDESLWELLDSRL, from the coding sequence ATGTTAGCTGGTATACTTCTAGATTTAGATGGGACTTTAGCAAATACAGATCCGCTACACTTTAATATTTGGCAAAATATGTTGCGGGAATACGATTTGGAAATAGATTCTGTTTTCTATAAGAAGAATATTAGTGGAAGGCAAAATCAAGAAATTATTAAAGATATTTTACCGCAACTTTCAGTTGAAGCGGGGAGAGAGTTTGCTCTTGAAAAAGAAAGGCGTTTTCGAGAATTAGCTTCGTCACAATTACAACGTTTAGCAGGTTTAGATAAGTTGTTAAATTGGATCGATGTTTCTGGATTAAAAAAAGCTGTAGTAACGAATGCACCGCGTGAAAATGCAGAATTTATGTTAACAGCTTTGGCGTTAAAGGAAGTTTTCCCTATAGTAATTTTAGGAGATGATTTACCCGCAGGCAAACCCGATCCCATGCCTTACGATCGCGCGATCGCACTTCTCAATCTTACCCCAGATACGGTAGTTGCTTTTGAAGATTCTCCTTCGGGCATTCGTGCGGCTGTGGCGGCGGGGATTTATACTATTGGTGTGGCTACTACTCACGATCGCCAATTTTTACAAGCTTTGGGTGCGTCGTTGGTGGTTAATGATTTTACGGATGAATCACTTTGGGAGTTGTTAGATTCTCGTCTTTAA